In one Vicugna pacos chromosome 22, VicPac4, whole genome shotgun sequence genomic region, the following are encoded:
- the MAP2K7 gene encoding dual specificity mitogen-activated protein kinase kinase 7 isoform X2, giving the protein MAASSLEQKLSRLEAKLKQENREARRRIDLNLDISPQRPRPTLQLPLANDGGSRSPSSENSPQHPTPPARPRHMLGLPSALFTPRSMESIEIDQKLQEIMKQTGYLTIGGQRYQAEINDLENLGEMGSGTCGQVWKMRFRKTGHVIAVKQMRRSGNKEENKRILMDLDVVLKSHDCPYIVQCFGTFITNTDVFIAMELMGTCAEKLKKRMQGPIPERILGKMTVAIVKALYYLKEKHGVIHRDVKPSNILLDERGQIKLCDFGISGRLVDSKAKTRSAGCAAYMAPERIDPPDPTKPDYDIRADVWSLGISLVELATGQFPYKNCKTDFEVLTKVLQEEPPLLPGHMGFSGDFQSFVKDCLTKDHRKRPKYNKLLEHSFIKRYETLEVDVASWFKDVMAKTESPRTSGVLSQHHLPFFR; this is encoded by the exons ATGGCGGCGTCCTCCCTGGAGCAGAAGCTGTCCCGCCTGGAAGCAAAGCTGAAGCAGGAGAACCGCGAGGCCCGGCGGAGGATCGACCTCAACCTGGATATCAGCCCCCAGCGGCCCAGGCCCA ccctgcagctccCACTGGCCAACGATGGGGGCAGCCGCTCACCGTCCTCCGAGAACTCCCCGCAGCACCCCACGCCCCCCGCCCGGCCTCGCCACATGCTGGGGCTCCCATCAGCCTTGTTCACGCCCCGCAGCATGGAGAG CATCGAGATTGACCAGAAGCTGCAGGAGATCATGAAGCAGACAGGCTACCTGACCATCGGGGGCCAG CGCTACCAGGCGGAAATCAACGACCTGGAGAACCTGGGGGAGATGGGCAGTGGCACCTGCGGCCAGGTGTGGAAGATGCGTTTCCGGAAGACGGGGCACGTCATTGCCGTCAAG CAAATGCGGCGCTCGGGGAACAAGGAAGAGAACAAGCGGATCCTCATGGACTTGGATGTGGTGCTCAAGAGCCACGACTGCCCCTACATCGTGCAGTGCTTCGGGACCTTCATCACCAAC ACGGACGTCTTCATCGCCATGGAGCTCATGGGCACGTGCGCTGAGAAGCTCAAGAAGCGGATGCAGGGCCCCATCCCCGAGCGGATCCTGGGCAAGATGACGGTGGCG ATCGTGAAGGCGCTCTACTACCTGAAGGAGAAGCACGGCGTGATCCACCGCGACGTCAAGCCCTCCAACATCCTGCTGGACGAGCGGGGCCAGATCAAGCTCTGCGACTTTGGCATCAGCGGCCGCCTGGTTGACTCCAAGGCCAAGACGCGGAGTGCGGGCTGCGCCGCCTACATGGCA CCTGAGCGCATCGACCCCCCTGACCCCACCAAACCCGACTATGACATCCGGGCTGACGTGTGGAGCCTGGGCATCTCCTTG GTGGAGCTGGCGACAGGACAGTTTCCCTACAAGAACTGCAAGACGGACTTTGAGGTCCTCACCAAAGTCCTACAGGAAGAACCCCCACTCCTGCCCGGTCACATGGGCTTCTCGGGGGACTTCCAGTCCTTCGTCAAAGACTG ccTTACTAAAGATCACAGGAAGAGACCAAAGTATAATAAGCTACTT GAACACAGCTTCATCAAGCGCTATGAGACGCTGGAAGTGGACGTGGCGTCCTGGTTCAAGGATGTCATGGCGAAGACCGAATCCCCACGGACAAGCGGAGTCCTGAGCCAGCACCACCTGCCCTTCTTCAGGTAG
- the MAP2K7 gene encoding dual specificity mitogen-activated protein kinase kinase 7 isoform X1: MAASSLEQKLSRLEAKLKQENREARRRIDLNLDISPQRPRPIIVITLSPAPAPSQRAALQLPLANDGGSRSPSSENSPQHPTPPARPRHMLGLPSALFTPRSMESIEIDQKLQEIMKQTGYLTIGGQRYQAEINDLENLGEMGSGTCGQVWKMRFRKTGHVIAVKQMRRSGNKEENKRILMDLDVVLKSHDCPYIVQCFGTFITNTDVFIAMELMGTCAEKLKKRMQGPIPERILGKMTVAIVKALYYLKEKHGVIHRDVKPSNILLDERGQIKLCDFGISGRLVDSKAKTRSAGCAAYMAPERIDPPDPTKPDYDIRADVWSLGISLVELATGQFPYKNCKTDFEVLTKVLQEEPPLLPGHMGFSGDFQSFVKDCLTKDHRKRPKYNKLLEHSFIKRYETLEVDVASWFKDVMAKTESPRTSGVLSQHHLPFFR; encoded by the exons ATGGCGGCGTCCTCCCTGGAGCAGAAGCTGTCCCGCCTGGAAGCAAAGCTGAAGCAGGAGAACCGCGAGGCCCGGCGGAGGATCGACCTCAACCTGGATATCAGCCCCCAGCGGCCCAGGCCCA TTATTGTGATCACTCTAAGCCCTGCTCCTGCCCCGTCCCAACGAGCAG ccctgcagctccCACTGGCCAACGATGGGGGCAGCCGCTCACCGTCCTCCGAGAACTCCCCGCAGCACCCCACGCCCCCCGCCCGGCCTCGCCACATGCTGGGGCTCCCATCAGCCTTGTTCACGCCCCGCAGCATGGAGAG CATCGAGATTGACCAGAAGCTGCAGGAGATCATGAAGCAGACAGGCTACCTGACCATCGGGGGCCAG CGCTACCAGGCGGAAATCAACGACCTGGAGAACCTGGGGGAGATGGGCAGTGGCACCTGCGGCCAGGTGTGGAAGATGCGTTTCCGGAAGACGGGGCACGTCATTGCCGTCAAG CAAATGCGGCGCTCGGGGAACAAGGAAGAGAACAAGCGGATCCTCATGGACTTGGATGTGGTGCTCAAGAGCCACGACTGCCCCTACATCGTGCAGTGCTTCGGGACCTTCATCACCAAC ACGGACGTCTTCATCGCCATGGAGCTCATGGGCACGTGCGCTGAGAAGCTCAAGAAGCGGATGCAGGGCCCCATCCCCGAGCGGATCCTGGGCAAGATGACGGTGGCG ATCGTGAAGGCGCTCTACTACCTGAAGGAGAAGCACGGCGTGATCCACCGCGACGTCAAGCCCTCCAACATCCTGCTGGACGAGCGGGGCCAGATCAAGCTCTGCGACTTTGGCATCAGCGGCCGCCTGGTTGACTCCAAGGCCAAGACGCGGAGTGCGGGCTGCGCCGCCTACATGGCA CCTGAGCGCATCGACCCCCCTGACCCCACCAAACCCGACTATGACATCCGGGCTGACGTGTGGAGCCTGGGCATCTCCTTG GTGGAGCTGGCGACAGGACAGTTTCCCTACAAGAACTGCAAGACGGACTTTGAGGTCCTCACCAAAGTCCTACAGGAAGAACCCCCACTCCTGCCCGGTCACATGGGCTTCTCGGGGGACTTCCAGTCCTTCGTCAAAGACTG ccTTACTAAAGATCACAGGAAGAGACCAAAGTATAATAAGCTACTT GAACACAGCTTCATCAAGCGCTATGAGACGCTGGAAGTGGACGTGGCGTCCTGGTTCAAGGATGTCATGGCGAAGACCGAATCCCCACGGACAAGCGGAGTCCTGAGCCAGCACCACCTGCCCTTCTTCAGGTAG